GGGCGACGAAGGCAAGCTGGAAAAGCGACAGCTTCAACGGCAAACGCACATTTGGGGGAGAGAAGGTTGTGTCACCTTCTATCATATCGCCTGGGGGGAGAAGGCAAATGCGCAAAAAAAGAGCGCGACCGGAGCCGCGCCCTGTTGTAGCGATTTTGCCGACAAAATGTGCCGATTAGCCGAGATTGGTCAAGCGACCGTTCGAATCGCCGAAGCGATCGGTTTTGGCGCCCATGATCTCGAGCATCGACACATAGAGATTGGTCAGCGGCGTATTTTTGTCGTACGTCAGGTGACGATTCGTCTTGATCGCTCCGCCGCCGCGGCCCGCCATGATGATCGGCAGGTCGTCATGGTTATGGCGATCGCCGTCGCCGATGCCGCTGCCATACATCACCATGCAGTTGTCCAGCAGCGTGCCGTCCCCTTCGCGAACCTTCTGCAACTCTTTGACCAGGTAGGCGTATTGCGAGACGTGATAGGCGTCGATCTTGGCGATTTTTTCGAGCTTCTCTTTGTTGCGACCATGATGCGAGAGCCCATGGTGACTATCTGGAACGCCAATATTGTTGTAGGTGCGGTTGCTGCCGGCGTTGGTGAACATGAAGGTCGAAACTCGGGTCATGTCCGTCCGGAAAGCCAGCACCATCATGTCCATCATCAAACGGACATGCTCGCCATAATCGGCCGGAACCCCTTTCGGACGAGGATAGTCAGGCACGTCGACTTCCGTTCCGTCCAGTTTGATCGACTGCTGCACGCGGCGTTCGATCTCGCGTACGGCGTACAGGTATTCGTCCATCTTCCGCTGATCCGCTTGGCCCAGCTTTTGATTCAAGCGTTTCGCATCATCCATCACAAAGTCGAGAATGCTCTTCTTCCGCTTGTGACGCAGCGCGCGGTTTTCGGCCGATTCCTTGGCGTTCTCGTTGCCGAACAAGCGATCGAAAGCGGCCTGCGGGTTGATTTCTTTACCAACGTGCGACGATGAATTGCGCCAGGCCATGTTCGACGTATAAACGCAGCTATAGCCAGAGTCGCACTTGCCGGCTTGGGCGCTCGGTTCGCAGCCAAGTTCGAGCGAAGGAAACTTTGTCGCGAAGCCAATTTGCGACGCGGCGAACTGGTCGACCGAGACGTCATTGCTGATATCGGCGCCATCGGTCTTCTTCGGATGCGATCCGGTCAGAAACGAGGCGACGCTGCGAGCGTGATCGCCGCCGCCGTCACCCAGCGCGAACGCACCGCGGAGGGTGAGCCCGGTGAATGCGGTCATCTCGGACTTGACGTCTTTTAGCGATGATAAAGTGGGAGATAATTGCCAATCGGCGCCTTCGCCTTGGGGGCGCCATTGTTCGACGTTGACGCCGTTCGGAACGTAGAGGAACGCCATGCGCACGGGAGGTTTGCCGGTCGACGCGGCGGCCGAAGCGATCGGCGCCATCTGTTCGAGCCACGGCAGCGCCAGTGCGGCGCCAAAGCCGCGAAGCATCGTACGGCGTGAAATGCTGGTGTTCATGTCGGACTCCCTCTCCGTTATTGCGTACGGCGCTTTTGGAAAGGATCGCTATGGACGATCGCTTTCACTAGCGCGGAGAAACGGTAATCGTTACGTTCCAATTCAGCTTGAATCGCATCGACCGCACACATGTCGTAGTATTCAACACCGCGACCCAATGCGTAGGTCAGCATTTTTTCTGAAAACGTGCGAACGAATTCGTCACGATGATCTTTCAGAATAATCTCTCGCAGCCCTTTGGCGCCTTCAAATTGTACGCCGCCGGGCAACTCTCCCTTGGCGTCGATCTTTTGACCTTCATCTTTGGTGCGGAAAGCGCCGACCGCGTCATAGTTCTCAAGGGAGAACCCAATGGGATCCATTCGCGAATGGCAAGACGCGCAACTTGGATTGGCCATATGCTGAGCCATCCGCTGACGGAGCGTCCCTGTCAACTCTTTTTGCCCTTCCAGGGTCGGCACATCGGCCGGGGGATCTGGCGGCGGCGTTCCCAGAATGTTTTCCAACACCCATTTGCCACGTTTCACCGGAGACGTACGTGTCGGATGGGACGTCACCGTCAAAATACTGGCCTGGGTCAAAAGGCCGCCGCGCCCCTTGTCGGCGAGCGAAACCTTGCGGAATTCGTTCCCTTGGATGTCTTTGACGCCGTAGTGTTTGGCGAGCGATTCGTTGAGGTAGGAATAATCGGCGGCGATCAAATCTAAGATGCTGCGATCATCCTGCATAATCGACGCGACGAAGAGCTCGGTCTCGCGGCGCATGTCTTGCGCCAACTGCGATGTGAACGAGCGAAATTGGCGTCGATCCGGTTTCGCGGATTCCAAATTGCGGAGCTGCAGCCATTGGCCGGCGAAGTTTTCGACCAGGGCCGAACTCTTCGGCGATTTCATCATCCGCTCGATTTGTGGATCCAGCTGCGATCGTAACTTCCCTTCGTAGGCCAGCGTCAGCAACTGTTGGTCAGGTGCGCTGCTCCAGAGGAAATAGGACAATCGCGATGCAAGCTCATACTCGGTAATCGCACGAACCGGCTGTTTGCTTTCATCCATTTCAACCCGGTACAAGAAGTTGGGCGAACAAAGGATGGCGATCACGCCGTCGCGGATCGATTCTTCAAATTTCGCCCCATCGGCCTGCGAACTGCTGACGAGCGCGTACAAGCGATTCACTTCGTCGGCCGTCGCAGGACGGCGGAAGGCGCGGGATGCGAAGCGAGTCAAGATGCGGCGAGCGGCGACTTCGGCGGTGATCCCCTCTTGGCCGGGATAGGCGACGAAGATCACACGATGCGACTCGGGAAAGTCTTCCGGCTTCACCCCAGGCGGTCCAACCAGTTTGACGCTGTTGACCATCAAGTTGCGATCGCGACGCTGCGGATTGGAATTGTTGGGATCGTAAAAGTCATTGGTGAACGAGATCTCAAGCCGATGCTTGCCTTTGCTAAACCGCTTGGTGATCTCGTAGTTCTTTTCTTTGCCCCGTTCCGCGTCGACCGAAAAGTCCTTTTTTTCGTCATCCACTTTGACATGCATGTTGGGCAAATCATCGCCGGCCCGCGTGCCGAAAGCGCGAATTGAAACCTTGTATTCGCCAGGCGTCTCGACATGAAAATCAGTCCCCGCCACGTTGTGCGAAGCGAAGCTGATCCGATCGTCGCTCTTCGAGCCATCCTTCAGCTTGAAGTCTTTCAGCCGGTCGCTGCGAATCAGTCGCTCGGGATCGGTCACAATCGCTTTGTTGGCGATCGTCTCGGCGGCGTCGTAATATTTTTCTAGCAGCAGCGGCGAGAGCGAAAGAACGTCGCCGATATTGTCAAAACCATAACCGACGTCATCCGCCGGAAACTCTTCGGTCGCTTTGAATTCGATCCCCAGCAAGTCACGAATCGTGTTTTCATATTCGACACGGTTCAGACGGCGAATCGTCTCGCGACCGGGATCGACCGGACCATCGCACGAATAGTCGGCCAGCGCGTTGCGAATCCATTCCAGGGTCTGGGTCAATTCTTCCGCCGAGGGCTGCGTTTCCTCTTTGGGCGGCATCGTCCCCGCCGCGAGCATATCGAGCGTCTTTTGCCAGGTCTTGCGACCGCTGGTCATCACCTGCTCCGCCGTATTGAACGAGGCCAGATCAACGCCTGACTCGGCGAAATCACCAGAATGGCAATCGGCGCAATACTTCTTCAGAAACGGTTTGACGTGCTTCTCGAATTCCGCTTGATGACGTGCAGGCTCGGCCCAGAGCGACGAACTAGCCGCTAGCAAGAGCGCAATCGACATGAAGAGCGAAGAAATTCGCAACGGTGGAATCCAATTGAAAGGCGGGAATCAGGCGTGGGAGCTGCGAGAAGCCGGAAGGTAGGCAGGAAAAGGCTTAACTCAGCTGTAGATTATACAAATCGGCGCTTGTTGCGTCCAACAAATATGCCGAATTGCCCATCATTTCCGATTTCCGCGCATCCGACTGCAAAAATGCGCGGGATCAGGCGAACTTTGCGGGAAGTCGCCGCCAAAAGCGGGGGCGACTTTATCCATTGGTTTTCGCCAGCGTTGCTTAGGCGACCGCTTTCTTTTGAATCGTCGAATAAAACTTATCGACCGCTTCCACCACATAGCGCTGTTCGGCGGCGGTCAATTCGGGGAAGATCGGCAGGCTCAGCACTTCCAACGCCGCCTTTTCGGTTTCGACCAAGCTGGCGTGCTCCCCCATGCTGGCGAAACAGGCTTGTTGATGCAGCGGGACCGGATAGTAAATCTCGCTACCAATTTTGTGATCGGCCAAGTGTTTGCGCAACGCGTCACGACGTCCTTGCGGAACCCGGATCGTGTACTGATTCCAGGCATGTTTGTGTTCTGGATATTCGGCCGGCAGGATCACGCACTCATCCATGCCTGCCGTTTGGAACAGTTCGCCGTAGCGAGCCGCGTTTTCACGACGCATGTCGGTCCATTGGGCCAGCTTCGGCATCTTCACCAACAACGTGGCGGCCTGGAACGTATCCAAGCGACTGTTGACGCCGACCACCGAGTGGTAATAGCGGGGCTCCATGCCGTGACCACGATAAAGTCGCAGTTTCGCCGCGAATTCTTCGTCGTTGGTCGTCATCATGCCGCCGTCTCCCATGCCGCCCAAGTTTTTGGTCGGGTAGAAGCTAAAGCAGCCGACATCGCCGATCGAACCGACCGGCTGGCCGTCGTACTCGGCCAAAATCGCCTGGCAAGCATCTTCAATCACCCACAGATCGTGGGCGGCGGCGATCGCGTTGATCGAGGTCATGTCGGCCGCCTGACCAAACAAATGAACCGGGATGATCGCTTTGGTGTTCGGAGTCACAACCGCGGCGATCGCGGCCGGATCGATATTAAACGTGACCGGGTCAATATCAGCGAAGACCGGCTTGGCGCCCAAACGCCAGACGGCGCTAGCCGTAGCGAAGAAGGTGAAGCTAGGGACGATCACTTCGTCGCCGGGGCCGATATCGTAGGCCATCAGCGCCAGCAACAGCGCATCGCTCCCCGAGGCGCAGCTAACGCCGTATTTGGCGTGCGACGCGGCGGCGATCTGCTTTTCCAGTTCAAAGACTTCAGGGCCGAACACAAATCGCCCGGAGTCGAGGACGGTTTCTAGCGCCGCGACAAATTCGGTCTGCAAAGGGGCATTGCCGCGGGCGACATCCAACAGCGGAACCGAGGCGGGACGGCCCGCCGATTCTTGAGCGCTCATCCTTGATTCTCCGTGCTTCCTTACTGCGGCCGCTTATTCGTCCAGTGAACAAGCGGACCTGTCGCGAAAAGCTAGATGGAACCGGACGAAAGGTCAAGATCAAGCAAACGTCTCGCTAGCAAATGCATTTTAAACCGCGGAGGCGAACTCTCGACGGTACTTCGCGATTCCGCCATCGCCGATCGCGTCCTCGTTGTAGACGATCACCATAAACGCCTCGTCGGGCACACCGGCTAGTTCTGAACGGACGTTCCACTGGGACGCCGGCTGAAAACCAAATTTTGGATAGTAGTTGGAATCCCCCAGCACGATGACGAACAACGCGCCCGAGTCACGCAGTTGAGCGAGTCCAGTTTCGATCAGTTGGGCGCCAACGCCGCGGCGCTGCGCTTGCGGTAAGACCGACACCGGCGCAAGTCCCCAACCAGAGACGACGCGTCCCGCTTTTTCGATCGTCGCAGGAGTAAACAATATCTGGCCGGTAATCTGGCCATCCTCTTCGGCGAGAAGTGACAATTGGTCGCAGCCGCTGTCGCGAAGTTGATCGACGATTTCATTTTCGATCGCGGTCGGAAATGCGGCCAGCAGCAATGCGCGAATCGCCGGAACATCGTCCGGCGTTTCAGGGCGAATAATCATCGGGAGAAGGCTCCGAGTTGAGATCGCGGAGATCAGATTTTAATGGTTGCCTGCAATTGATCGTGTAGCTCTGGAGTCGCCGCAGCGACAACGTGAGGGCGATTCCAGTCGAGCGGCTCACCGCCGACGCCGCGGAGGACGCCGCCGGCTTCTTCCACCAACAAAACGCCGGCGGCTACATCCCAAATTTTAACGCTCGACGCCCAGTAGGCGTCAAGATTTCCGGCGGCGACATAGGCAAGATTCAGCGCCGCCGAACCAAGCCGCCGTACTGCCTGACAACGGACCAGGACCTCGATGAACTGTTCGATTTCAGGAGAGTCGCGTTCGATCCCGGGTGCAAAGCTGACGGCGACCAGCGCACCTTCCAGATCGGTGATCTCGCTGACCTGCAACTTTGCGCCATTCAGCGTCGCGCCTTGGCCGCGCTCAGCCGCAAAACATTGGTCATGGACCGGGTCGTAAACGACTCCGACGATCACTTCGCCGTGATGCTGTAAAGCAAGGGATACCGAATAATTTGCTAGCCCATGAACGTAGTTGGTCGTCCCATCCAGGGGATCGGCGATCCAGCGAAATTCGTATTGCGCAGAAGCGGCATTTGCGGGGTCTTCCTCTTCTCCCAAGAATCCGTGTTCGGGAAAATCGCCGAGGACAATTTTCTGGATCGCTTTTTGGGCTTCGATATCGGCCTCGGTAACTAGGTCCGCGCGCCCCTTCTCGCGAACCCGAAATTTCCCTTGCCAGTCGAGCAACACTTGTCCTGCAGCTCGGGCTGCCGTTTCGCAAGTCGTTAAATAATCAGGCATTTGGCTCTCATGGCTCGTGGCTATTTTTGTCGCCTTTGCGGGCTCCGCCAGCGTCAATGATAGAAGATGCGGCCGAATTGCGAACTACCTACCGCCGCGAGATGCGGAGATCGAAAATTTTCGCCCAAGATTTTGGGAACCGAAAGGTGGACAAGTGCGACTACTTTGGTATCATGACGAGTGGAAGAGCAGCCAACTAAGGCATCATAATTTTCATACGCCTCGCCCAATGGGCGCCATTCCGGCCTCTTCTCTGTTCCGGCCCCGTCACTCACCTTGGTGAGCGACGGGGTTTTTTTATTTCCCTCTCCCTATCGATCTCCACCCCCTATGCCCTCCGCATCTACTTGGTCGACGTCGGCTTCTTCAACCTTTGAATATGAAGCCCCTTCCTTGCTGTTGGGAGTCACACTCACGGAACTAGTCGTTGTCGGGCTCTGCGATCTCGACTCAGGTCGCAATCAAACGATAAAGATCGACTTGGGAGACGCGACTCTCTCTGAGTCTTATGTGCGCGAAGATGATCTCGTTTTCACGGGTGAAGATACGCTAGAGTCTCCAGTTCGCACGCAAGTCTATATCCGTGGGCTGCCCGAAGAGTCTGCTTGCGAGCTGATTCTTTCGCGGCAAACGTCATTGTTGGATCATGCGGCGCCGATCGCGCTGCAACTATCGGGGCAGCAGATATTTCGGCTGGCTGCTGGTCATCTGGTCGCCGCGCAGTCGAATCTTGAGCCGCCAGAGGAGTTGGCGCTGGCTCTCTACGTGGATGAGGAGACCGCTTGCTGCGTCTTTTTCTTTCCGGGTGACGCCGATGAAATCGAAGTCGAACAAACGCACCTGACGATCCGCACATGTACCCAATCGCTCGAAAAAGGGGTGATTCGCCGAGTTCGCGTGCGACTTTTCTTTTGCCCGATTTCCGAGCTGGAAACGACGCTGGCGGTGCGATACGCCGATTTCCGCCGGTCCGAGCTACCGCTAACGACTTAGCCCATCCCCCCATCCCCGGTTTTTCTGGGGGATGAAATGTACGTCTCTTTCAGTTACGCTGAGATTTTTGTCTCCCCATTCCTCAGCGAGCCGGCGCACCCATGTCGATCGAGTTGCGAAAACAGCTTTTTGAACAACTAGACCAAATCGTCCTTGTTGATCCCCATTCGCACATCAATCCGCTGAGTGCGGCGTCGACAACGCTGGCCGATATCTTGGGGTATCACTACTACACCGAGCTATCGCATTCGGCCGGCATGCCGAAAGACCAAATCGAAGAGCCAGGTCTCGATCCGAAAGAAAAAGTGCGTCGGTTGGTCGAGAACTTCGGCCCGATCGAAAACACAATCCAATACAGTTGGTTCATCGAGTTCGCTCAGAAGATGTTTGGGTTCGCCGACGATCGTCTGACGACCGACAACTGGGAAGCGCTTTACGACGCCGCCGCCGACAAAATGGCTGGCGACGATTGGGAAGAAACGGTGCTGCGCGAGAGCAAGTTGGAAGGGGTCTTTCTGACCAACGACTTTGACGACGCGCTGGAAGGCTTTGACACGTCGCGTTATATCCCTTGTCTGCGAACCGATGACCTGGTCTTTCATTTATCAAAATTGACGGTTGCTGAGCGACTAGAAAATGCGACCGGCATCTCGGTCAATGGTCGCGCTACGCTGGAAAGCGCCCTCGACAAACTGTTCGATCACTTCGTCAGCAAAAATGCGAAAGCCTGTGCGATCTCGCTGCCGCCTGACTTTGCTCCGCACTTTGTCAGCGAAAGCCGCGCCGACAAAGCGATCCAAAACATTCTGGGAAAAGGGCTGGAAGCCGATCCCAACGATCGCCATGCCGCGGCGAACTTTGTCTTTTGGTCGCTGGCCGAACGTTGCCGTCAACACAAGCTGCCGTTCGATCTGATGATCGGCGTCAATCGCGGCGTCTACGAAACCGGCGTCTATCAAGGGCAAGATCTGTACGACAGCCGCGTGTCACTGATTCAGTATCGCCAACTCTTCAACGCATTCAGTGACGTTACTTTCCCGGTGTCGGTCTTGGCCAGCGTCACCAATCAAGAACTGGTCAGCTATAGCTGGATCTTCCCCAACGTCGTCGCCAACGGTCACTGGTGGTACAGCAACACGCCGGCCTACATCGAGCAAGACCTGGCAGCGCGGCTCGAAGCGATCCCGCAAACCAAGGTGATCGGCTACTACAGCGATATGTACAAGCTGGAATTCGGCATGCCGAAGTTCGCGATGTTCAAACGGATCTTGGCCAAAGTCCTCGCCGAACGCTTTGTGATCGATCGCGGCTGGAGCGAACAGCGTGCTGTTGAACTGGGCCGCATCGTGTTGCGCGGCAACGTCGAAACGATCTTCGGCGTCGGCGGCTAAGAAGAAGAATCGAACACGGCAAGAAGCATCGCGTCTTGCCGACCCATTTACGCCCGATTCTCTCAGGCCCGACGGGCCGTTCTAAAGCAGCCTATAGGGCGCAATCGCTGCAAGCGGCGCAGCC
The nucleotide sequence above comes from Blastopirellula sp. J2-11. Encoded proteins:
- a CDS encoding GNAT family N-acetyltransferase, producing MIIRPETPDDVPAIRALLLAAFPTAIENEIVDQLRDSGCDQLSLLAEEDGQITGQILFTPATIEKAGRVVSGWGLAPVSVLPQAQRRGVGAQLIETGLAQLRDSGALFVIVLGDSNYYPKFGFQPASQWNVRSELAGVPDEAFMVIVYNEDAIGDGGIAKYRREFASAV
- a CDS encoding inositol monophosphatase family protein, producing the protein MPDYLTTCETAARAAGQVLLDWQGKFRVREKGRADLVTEADIEAQKAIQKIVLGDFPEHGFLGEEEDPANAASAQYEFRWIADPLDGTTNYVHGLANYSVSLALQHHGEVIVGVVYDPVHDQCFAAERGQGATLNGAKLQVSEITDLEGALVAVSFAPGIERDSPEIEQFIEVLVRCQAVRRLGSAALNLAYVAAGNLDAYWASSVKIWDVAAGVLLVEEAGGVLRGVGGEPLDWNRPHVVAAATPELHDQLQATIKI
- a CDS encoding DUF1552 domain-containing protein, with the translated sequence MNTSISRRTMLRGFGAALALPWLEQMAPIASAAASTGKPPVRMAFLYVPNGVNVEQWRPQGEGADWQLSPTLSSLKDVKSEMTAFTGLTLRGAFALGDGGGDHARSVASFLTGSHPKKTDGADISNDVSVDQFAASQIGFATKFPSLELGCEPSAQAGKCDSGYSCVYTSNMAWRNSSSHVGKEINPQAAFDRLFGNENAKESAENRALRHKRKKSILDFVMDDAKRLNQKLGQADQRKMDEYLYAVREIERRVQQSIKLDGTEVDVPDYPRPKGVPADYGEHVRLMMDMMVLAFRTDMTRVSTFMFTNAGSNRTYNNIGVPDSHHGLSHHGRNKEKLEKIAKIDAYHVSQYAYLVKELQKVREGDGTLLDNCMVMYGSGIGDGDRHNHDDLPIIMAGRGGGAIKTNRHLTYDKNTPLTNLYVSMLEIMGAKTDRFGDSNGRLTNLG
- a CDS encoding DegT/DnrJ/EryC1/StrS family aminotransferase, giving the protein MSAQESAGRPASVPLLDVARGNAPLQTEFVAALETVLDSGRFVFGPEVFELEKQIAAASHAKYGVSCASGSDALLLALMAYDIGPGDEVIVPSFTFFATASAVWRLGAKPVFADIDPVTFNIDPAAIAAVVTPNTKAIIPVHLFGQAADMTSINAIAAAHDLWVIEDACQAILAEYDGQPVGSIGDVGCFSFYPTKNLGGMGDGGMMTTNDEEFAAKLRLYRGHGMEPRYYHSVVGVNSRLDTFQAATLLVKMPKLAQWTDMRRENAARYGELFQTAGMDECVILPAEYPEHKHAWNQYTIRVPQGRRDALRKHLADHKIGSEIYYPVPLHQQACFASMGEHASLVETEKAALEVLSLPIFPELTAAEQRYVVEAVDKFYSTIQKKAVA
- a CDS encoding glucuronate isomerase, with product MSIELRKQLFEQLDQIVLVDPHSHINPLSAASTTLADILGYHYYTELSHSAGMPKDQIEEPGLDPKEKVRRLVENFGPIENTIQYSWFIEFAQKMFGFADDRLTTDNWEALYDAAADKMAGDDWEETVLRESKLEGVFLTNDFDDALEGFDTSRYIPCLRTDDLVFHLSKLTVAERLENATGISVNGRATLESALDKLFDHFVSKNAKACAISLPPDFAPHFVSESRADKAIQNILGKGLEADPNDRHAAANFVFWSLAERCRQHKLPFDLMIGVNRGVYETGVYQGQDLYDSRVSLIQYRQLFNAFSDVTFPVSVLASVTNQELVSYSWIFPNVVANGHWWYSNTPAYIEQDLAARLEAIPQTKVIGYYSDMYKLEFGMPKFAMFKRILAKVLAERFVIDRGWSEQRAVELGRIVLRGNVETIFGVGG
- a CDS encoding DUF1592 domain-containing protein → MRISSLFMSIALLLAASSSLWAEPARHQAEFEKHVKPFLKKYCADCHSGDFAESGVDLASFNTAEQVMTSGRKTWQKTLDMLAAGTMPPKEETQPSAEELTQTLEWIRNALADYSCDGPVDPGRETIRRLNRVEYENTIRDLLGIEFKATEEFPADDVGYGFDNIGDVLSLSPLLLEKYYDAAETIANKAIVTDPERLIRSDRLKDFKLKDGSKSDDRISFASHNVAGTDFHVETPGEYKVSIRAFGTRAGDDLPNMHVKVDDEKKDFSVDAERGKEKNYEITKRFSKGKHRLEISFTNDFYDPNNSNPQRRDRNLMVNSVKLVGPPGVKPEDFPESHRVIFVAYPGQEGITAEVAARRILTRFASRAFRRPATADEVNRLYALVSSSQADGAKFEESIRDGVIAILCSPNFLYRVEMDESKQPVRAITEYELASRLSYFLWSSAPDQQLLTLAYEGKLRSQLDPQIERMMKSPKSSALVENFAGQWLQLRNLESAKPDRRQFRSFTSQLAQDMRRETELFVASIMQDDRSILDLIAADYSYLNESLAKHYGVKDIQGNEFRKVSLADKGRGGLLTQASILTVTSHPTRTSPVKRGKWVLENILGTPPPDPPADVPTLEGQKELTGTLRQRMAQHMANPSCASCHSRMDPIGFSLENYDAVGAFRTKDEGQKIDAKGELPGGVQFEGAKGLREIILKDHRDEFVRTFSEKMLTYALGRGVEYYDMCAVDAIQAELERNDYRFSALVKAIVHSDPFQKRRTQ